Genomic window (Caldinitratiruptor microaerophilus):
CCGCTCGTAGGCGAGGGCATACAGGACCAGGCCGGACGCGGCGAGAAGGACCGTCCGGTAGTCCAGTTGCGTCCCGGCGTCCTGTTCCAGCACCTCGGCCACGGCCCGGGCGGCAGCCGCGACCGCATCCTCGTCCGGCGCGGCCTCCTCTGCCTTCCGCGGGGCGGCTGTGCCGGCCTTGACGAACGTGCTGGCCAGGAGGGCCACCCCGAGCACCACCAGGCCGATCGCCAGGAGCTTGGGGAAAACCTCGGGCCCGACGGGCTGCCGGAGCAGCGGCTCCGGCAGGTTGTCGGCGAGGTACCAGTACCCTGCACCCAGTAGAGCGATGACGATCCCGACGATCCGGTCGACCATACCCAAGCTCCCTTCCCAGGAGAGCCGGGGAGCCGGCACCGGCCCGCGGCGCCGGCTCCCCGCGCCGGCCCTAGGCCCGCTCCCGCGTTACTTCTTCAGTGCGCCGGCCGTGCGGAGCAGGTTCTCGAGCATGCTGTTGAACTCGTCGAGGTAGGACGGGAACTTGTCCGTCATGAAGGCGTCCGACCAGCCGTACTTGTCGAGGATGTCGCTCCAGGTCTTACCCTTGACCATGGCGCCGAACTTCTCCTGCCAGTACTTGACCGCTTCGGGCGGCATCCCGGGCGGGCCGAAGAAGCCGCGCCAGTTCCGGATCGAGAAGTCGACGCCGGCCTCCTTCATCGTCGGAACGTCGGGCAGGGCCTTCTCCCTCTGTTCGCCCGTCGTGGCCAGGACCCGCAGCTGGCCGGCCTTGACGTGCTGCAGCAGCTCGCCCACGGTGGTGACGCCGGCGTTCACCTGGCCGCCCAGGACGTTGGTGACCACCTGGCCGCCGTCGAAGCCGATGAACTTCACCTTCGTGATGTCGATTCCCGCCGCGCTCAGGAAGCCCATGGCGGCGACCCAGTCGTCGGCGGGCGGGTCGGACCCGGCGATCGAGACGGACTGGGGATCCTTCTTGATCCGGTCGATCAGGTCCTTCAGGTCCTTGATGTCACTGTCGGCCTTGACGATCACGCCGTAATGGGTCCCGGCGATCGCGGCGATGGGGGTCAGGTCCTTGTACCCGTAGGGCGAGGTGCCCATGATCTTGTTGGACAGGAGCGGCATCGAGCTGACCAGCAGCGTGTCGTCCTTGCCCTTGTGCTGGTTGACCATCTCGGCCACGGCCACGCTGCCGGAGCCGCCGACCCGGTTCACCACGTTGATCGGGACGCTCACGATCTTGTCCGTGGTCAGCGCCTGCTGGGCCGCCCGGGCCGTGGTGTCCCAGCCGCTCCCCGGGCCGGCGCCGGCCAGGAAGGTCACCGCGCCCTTGGGCTCCCAGGCGCTGGCGGCGGCCTGGCCGCCCTGCGAGCCTGTCGCGGGCTGGGACTGTTGGGCCTGCTGGCCCGAGCCGCCCTGGGCGGCGGAGCCGGCGCCCGACTGCCCGCTCTGCCCGGCGCCGCCGCAGGCGGAGAGGACCAGCATCGCGGCAGTGGCGAGCAGTCCGAGTCCGAGCCTCGAGATCCGGGACGTCTTCATCCGACGCAACCTCCCCATGGAATGGATGACTGCCTCACGAGATCTTCTTGACCTGACCGCTGGTGCGGCGGCCCAGCACGTCCCGGCTCTTGCCGGCCCGCAGCAGGGTCGACTCCAGCGGATGAGGCACCCAGGTGGACATCCAGCGGACGACGTCGAGCAACGCATCCAGGTCGACACCGGTCTCGATGCCCATCTCGTGGAACATGTGAACCATGTCCTCGGTGGCGATGTTGCCGGTGGCGCCCGGCGCGTACGGGCAGCCGCCCATGCCGCCGGCGGCACCGTCGAAGTCGGTGACCCCGGCCTCGAGCGCGGCGATGATGTTCGCCGTCGCCATGCGCCGGGTGTCGTGCAGGTGCAGCGAGAAGTGCACGTCCGGGTAGCGGTCGCGGAGGCGGCTCAGCCGGTCGTAGACGAGGGCCGGGTTGGCCATGCCGGCCGTGTCCGCCACGCCGATCTCCCGCACGCCCATCGCCAGGTAGGCGTCGACCACCATGAAGAGCCGCTCGGGCGGGGGGAAGCCCTCGAAGGGGCAGCCGAGGGCCGTCGCCATCCCGCCCACGACCCCGATGCCGTGGTCCAGCGCCATGCGCGCGACCGGCTCGAGGTTCTTGAGCGCCTCGGCCGTCGTGGCGTTGGCGTTGGACAGGCTGTGAGAGTCCGTGACGGAGAGCATCAGGTTCACCTTGTCGACCTTCGCCGCCAGTGCGCGCTCCATCCCCCGGAGGTTCGGGACGAGGGCCTCGTAGGTCACGCCGGGGACGCGGTCGATCTTCGCCATGACCTCCTCGGCGTCCCGGAGCTGCGGAACCGCCTTGGGGTGCACGAACGACGTCACCTGGATGGTCTTGAAGCCGACCCGGGAGAGCCGGTTGACGAGTTCCACCTTGATCTCCGTGGGGATCCACTGGTCCTCGATCTGGAGGCCGTCCCGCGGCCCCACCTCCGTCACCGTGACCCGTTTGGGCAGATGCTGCACGCCAGCCCCTCCTTCAGATCACCTTGAGGCGCTCCAGTTCCTCGAGCTCTCCGTCGGTCAGTCCCAGCAGGTCCCGGTAGACCATCCGGTTGTGCTCGCCCGGGTCGGGCGCCGCCCGGACGACCCGGCCGGGGGTCGCGCTCAGGCGGGGCACCACGCCCGGCATGGCGATCCGGCCGAAGCGGGGGTGGTCCACCGTGACGATGCTCTCGCGGGCCCGGTACTGCGGGTCGTCGAAGATGTCGGCGATGGAGTAGACCAGGCTCACGGGGACCCCCGCGGCGTCGAGGGTCCGCTTCACCTCCTCCCAGGTGCGGCGTCCGAGCCAGTCGGAGACGATCGCGTCGACCTCCTCCCGGTGCTCCACCCGGCGGGCGTTGGTGGAAAAGCGCGGGTCCGTGATCATGTCGGGCCGCCCGATGGCCTCGGCCAGCCGGTTGAACGTGCTGTCCGTGCTGCAGACGAGGACGACCCACTTGCCGTCGGCGGTACGGTAGGTGCCGGCCGGGCTGGCCCCGCCCGGCGATCCGCCCCGGCGCTCCGGGATGGTACCGGTGACGCTGTACTGGGCGGGGAGGTCCTCCAAGAGGCGGAAGACCGACTCGTAGAGCGAGATGTCGGCATCCTGGCCCCGGCCGCCGCGGGCGTCGCGCCAGTAGAGGGAAAGGAGGGTCGCCATGGCGGCGAAGGTGCCGGCGAGGAGGTCGGCGAGGGGGATCGGAGGGTTCATCGGCGGGCGGTCTGGGTAACCAAGGATGTACGTGAGGCCGGCGAAGGCCGTCGCCGGGGTACCGAAGCCTGCCTTGTCCCGGTCCGGCCCGGTCTGCCCGTAGCCGGAGATGCGGACCACGATGAGGTCGGGGTTGTCCTGCCGCAGGACCTCCGGCCCGAGCCCCCACCGCTCGAGGGTGCCGGGGCGGAAGTTCTCCACCAGCACGTCCGCCGTGGCGCACAGCCGGCGGAACAGCTCGGCGCCCCGGGGGTGACGGAGGTCGAGCGTGATCCCCTTCTTGTTACGGTTGAGGCTGGGGAAGCGCAGGGACTCCCCGCCGGCGAACGGGCCCATGTTGCGGCCGGGGTCGCCTGTCCCGGGCTGCTCGATCTTGATGACCTCGGCGCCGAAGTCGGCCAGGAGGCCGGTGGCGAAGGGGCCGGCGATCACGTGGGTGACGTCCACCACCCGGATCCCCTGGAGGGGCCCCCTTGCCGGGTCGAGCGATCCCCCTCGTGGGGCTGGGTTGAAAGGTTCGTTCGAGGGCGACAAAGGATCACCTCCTGAGCGGGCACCCGCACGAGCGGCGGATCACGACCTCGCACGGGAGGGCGATGTGCTGGGGCTCCTGCACCTCGCCCCCGATGGAGCGGAGGAGCAGGTCGATCGCCAGCTCCCCCAGACGCCGGACAGGCTGGGCAACCGCCGTCAGCGGCGGGTCGGTGACCTGGTACCACGGTGTGTCGGTGTAGCCCACCAGGGCGACGTCCTCCGGGACCCGCAGGCCCATCTCGCGGATGGCGACCAGCGCCCCGAGGGTCATGGACGTGCCGAGGGAGCAGATGGCGGTGGGGGGGCCGGGCTGCTGCAGGAGTTCCCGGGCGGCGGCCATGCCCCCCTCGTACTGGGCGTGGCCGTGGCGCACCAGCCGGGGGTCGGGTTCGATCCCCGCCTCGCGCAGCGCGCGCTCGTACGCCTCCAGGCGGTCCTGGCTCGAGGGCGAGCCCGGCACGCCCGAGATGACGCCGATGCGCCGGTGCCCGTGCTCGATCAGGTGGCGGATGAGTTCGTACGTCGCCGGCCCGGAGGCCATGGTGACGGAGGGGGCGTCGATGCCGGCGGGCCGGCGGTTCACCAGGACGAGCGGGGCCCCGATGCCCACGACCTCGGCCAGGACGGCCTGGTCGTTCGGCGCCGGGGCCACGAGGAGGCCGTCGACCTGACGGCCGAGGAGGAGGTCGACGTACTCCCGCTCCTTGGCGGGGTCGTCGTCACTGTTGCAGAGGATCACGCTGTACCCGTGGCGGCGGGCGACGTCCTCCACGGCGCGAGCGATCTCGGTGTAGAACGGGCTGACGATGTTCGACACGATGAGGCCGATCGTGTTCGTCCGCCGGGCCCGGAGGCTTCGCGCCACCCGGTTGGGCCGGTAGCCGAGCGCCTCGATCGCCTCCAGCACCCGCTGCCGCCTCTCCGGGCTGACCGGGCGGGTACCGTTCAGGACGTAGGACACCGTGGCCACGGAGACTCCGGCGAGGCGGGCGACGTCGGCGATCGTGACCATGGCGACCTCCTCGGCGACCGGCGGCGGGCACCGTGCGAATGAATCGTTTAGACCAAACTAATCGTTTCAACGCGCCGCGGTCAAGTCATGCCAATTCGCCTTCGCTTCGGATTAGGTCCTTCACACACGTGAGTTTCTCCCAATCGCTCTCTCAGGCAGAGAATTTCTTTTCTGACCTCAACCTGGCGGCGCTAGAGCAGCCCTCTGCGTACGCCCTCCATGACCGCTTCCACGCGTCCTTTCACCCTCAGTTTCCGGAAGAGCTCCAGGACCCGGTCCTTGACCGCACTCTCGCTCAGGTACAGCTTCGTGGCGATCTCGCGGTTCGTGAGGCCCCGGGCGATGTAACGGAGGAGTTCCAGTTCCTCCGCGGAGATGTGATCGGGGTGGTCGAGCTCCTTCATGCAGTCCATGAGGAGTGCTGCGGCACGGGGGGCCAGGGCGGCCTCCCCGCGCACCACGGCCCGTACGCTCCGCACCAGGTCGAATCCCTCGACGTCCTTGAGCAGGTACCCCCGGGCCCCTGCCTGCACGCACTCCCGCACGAGGGCTTCGTTGAGAAAGCTGGTCAGGATCAGGACGGCGGTCCCCGGGGCCAGCTCACGGATGCGCCGGCAGAGGTCGATGCCGCTCATTCCCTGCATGCGGATGTCGACGAGGGCGACGTCCGGCGGGGCCCGGACCACGTGTTCGAGCGCCTCCTCGGCCGACGCCACGTCACCCGTGACCTCGAAGTCCGGCTCGGCGGAGAGGATGGCCCGGAGGCCCTGCCGGACGATCTGGTGGTCATCCACGATGAGGACCCGGATCCGGGACAACGCCGTTCCCCCCCGTCCGGCCGTCTGACGGGCTCAGGGGCGCCCACACGCGCAGCAGGCAACCGCCCTCGACGCCACTGCGGATCTCGGCGCCCCCGCCCAGCCGTTCGGCCAGGCGCCGCAGGGTCGCGATCCCGAACCGGCGCGCGCCCGGTGAAGGGTCCACGGCTCCCGGCCGCAGCCCGACGCCGTTGTCCTGGACGGTCAGGGTGACGGTGTCCGAGTCGATGGCCAGGTTGACCACGGCCATGTCGGCGTGCGCATGCTTGGCCACGTTGGTCAGCGCTTCCCGGGCCGCCCGGCACATCAGGTCCCGCACCGGGTCGGGCACCCGGTGCACGTGACCGGTGACGACCAGCCCGATCTCGAGGCCCGAACGGGTCTTGAACTCCTCGATGAGGGCCGCCAGCTGCCGGTAGATGTTCGCATCACCAGGCAGCCCGCCGCGATCGTGGAGCTCGGCGATCGCGGCGCGCACCCGGGCGGCACCCCGTGAGGCGAGCTCACGCAGGTACTCGAGCCGATCCCGGTGGGAGGCCGGCACCACCTCCCGGAGCCGCTCGGCCTCCATCCCGATGGAGAAGAAGATCTGGGCCACGGTGTCGTGCAGGTCCATGGCCAGCCGCTCGCGCTCGCGCAGGATCGCCAGTTCCTCCACCTGCCGGTACAGCCGGGCGTTGTGGATGGCCACCGAGGCGTGCGCGGCGAACGCCAGGAGGAGCTCCTCGTCTTCCTCCGTGAAAAACGGCCGGCCGGCGAAGTTCGCCACGAACAGCGTGCCCAGGATCTGATCCTGGAACCGGAGGGGCACGCCGAGGAAGGGGCCGACCGGAGGATGACCGGGCGGTGTCCCCACCGACCGGGGGTGACTCGGCACGTGGTCGACACGGACCGGCCGGCCGGTAGTGATCGGCAGGTTGAACACCCCGGCGCCGGTCGGATAGTGGGCGGGCGGGGTGTCCCAGCCGGACACCCAGAAGCCGCCGTAGCGGGTGGGGTCTTCCTCGGCCAGCATGAGCAGCCCGCTCACGTCCGCCCGGCAGAGGCCCCGGGCGCTGTCCACGACGGTCTGCAGGAGGGTGCCGAGCTCGAGCTGGGAGGCGAGCATCGAGCTGAGTTCGAGAAGGCTGGAGAGCCGCTGCATCTTCGTGTCCGATCCCATCCCGAATCCCCCGCAGAGCGTCCCGCATGCGCTCGGATGGATTCGCCGGAGGATTTCGGTTCTCCTACCCATGTGCGACGGTTCAAACGAAATTACGCCGACCCGGGACCGTCCTCCCCGGCCAGGTACCGCTCCGGGTCCTGCAGGAAGCGGTGCCGGCAGTGCGGGCAGCAGAAGTAGAACGTGCGGCCGGCGTGCTCGGCCACGTGGCGGGCGGTGGTGACCTCCACGTCCATGCCGCACACCGGGTCGCGGGCGAACTGCGGTGGCCCGGCGGCGCGGACCGCCCCGGCCGCTTCCTCCCACAGGCCCCGCCGGTACTCCGCGACGACCTCGGCGAGGATCGACACGGCGATCTCTTCCTGGGTGGCGGCCCCGATGTCGAGCCCGGCCGGGTTGCGGATGCGGGCGAGCTCGGCCTCCGGGAGGCCACGGGCCCGCAGCACCTCGAGTACCGCCCGGGCGCGCCGGCGACTGGCCACCAGCCCGATGTAGCGGGCCGGGGTTCCGAGC
Coding sequences:
- a CDS encoding response regulator transcription factor; this translates as MSRIRVLIVDDHQIVRQGLRAILSAEPDFEVTGDVASAEEALEHVVRAPPDVALVDIRMQGMSGIDLCRRIRELAPGTAVLILTSFLNEALVRECVQAGARGYLLKDVEGFDLVRSVRAVVRGEAALAPRAAALLMDCMKELDHPDHISAEELELLRYIARGLTNREIATKLYLSESAVKDRVLELFRKLRVKGRVEAVMEGVRRGLL
- a CDS encoding CaiB/BaiF CoA transferase family protein, whose translation is MSPSNEPFNPAPRGGSLDPARGPLQGIRVVDVTHVIAGPFATGLLADFGAEVIKIEQPGTGDPGRNMGPFAGGESLRFPSLNRNKKGITLDLRHPRGAELFRRLCATADVLVENFRPGTLERWGLGPEVLRQDNPDLIVVRISGYGQTGPDRDKAGFGTPATAFAGLTYILGYPDRPPMNPPIPLADLLAGTFAAMATLLSLYWRDARGGRGQDADISLYESVFRLLEDLPAQYSVTGTIPERRGGSPGGASPAGTYRTADGKWVVLVCSTDSTFNRLAEAIGRPDMITDPRFSTNARRVEHREEVDAIVSDWLGRRTWEEVKRTLDAAGVPVSLVYSIADIFDDPQYRARESIVTVDHPRFGRIAMPGVVPRLSATPGRVVRAAPDPGEHNRMVYRDLLGLTDGELEELERLKVI
- a CDS encoding LacI family DNA-binding transcriptional regulator, whose product is MVTIADVARLAGVSVATVSYVLNGTRPVSPERRQRVLEAIEALGYRPNRVARSLRARRTNTIGLIVSNIVSPFYTEIARAVEDVARRHGYSVILCNSDDDPAKEREYVDLLLGRQVDGLLVAPAPNDQAVLAEVVGIGAPLVLVNRRPAGIDAPSVTMASGPATYELIRHLIEHGHRRIGVISGVPGSPSSQDRLEAYERALREAGIEPDPRLVRHGHAQYEGGMAAARELLQQPGPPTAICSLGTSMTLGALVAIREMGLRVPEDVALVGYTDTPWYQVTDPPLTAVAQPVRRLGELAIDLLLRSIGGEVQEPQHIALPCEVVIRRSCGCPLRR
- a CDS encoding tripartite tricarboxylate transporter TctB family protein, with protein sequence MVDRIVGIVIALLGAGYWYLADNLPEPLLRQPVGPEVFPKLLAIGLVVLGVALLASTFVKAGTAAPRKAEEAAPDEDAVAAAARAVAEVLEQDAGTQLDYRTVLLAASGLVLYALAYERLGFLLSTFVFMVYETAVMETRRGHWLRTVLAAAVLSAGIYFLFVKLLDVVLPKGLLG
- a CDS encoding GAF domain-containing sensor histidine kinase, with product MGSDTKMQRLSSLLELSSMLASQLELGTLLQTVVDSARGLCRADVSGLLMLAEEDPTRYGGFWVSGWDTPPAHYPTGAGVFNLPITTGRPVRVDHVPSHPRSVGTPPGHPPVGPFLGVPLRFQDQILGTLFVANFAGRPFFTEEDEELLLAFAAHASVAIHNARLYRQVEELAILRERERLAMDLHDTVAQIFFSIGMEAERLREVVPASHRDRLEYLRELASRGAARVRAAIAELHDRGGLPGDANIYRQLAALIEEFKTRSGLEIGLVVTGHVHRVPDPVRDLMCRAAREALTNVAKHAHADMAVVNLAIDSDTVTLTVQDNGVGLRPGAVDPSPGARRFGIATLRRLAERLGGGAEIRSGVEGGCLLRVWAPLSPSDGRTGGNGVVPDPGPHRG
- a CDS encoding hydroxymethylglutaryl-CoA lyase → MQHLPKRVTVTEVGPRDGLQIEDQWIPTEIKVELVNRLSRVGFKTIQVTSFVHPKAVPQLRDAEEVMAKIDRVPGVTYEALVPNLRGMERALAAKVDKVNLMLSVTDSHSLSNANATTAEALKNLEPVARMALDHGIGVVGGMATALGCPFEGFPPPERLFMVVDAYLAMGVREIGVADTAGMANPALVYDRLSRLRDRYPDVHFSLHLHDTRRMATANIIAALEAGVTDFDGAAGGMGGCPYAPGATGNIATEDMVHMFHEMGIETGVDLDALLDVVRWMSTWVPHPLESTLLRAGKSRDVLGRRTSGQVKKIS
- a CDS encoding Bug family tripartite tricarboxylate transporter substrate binding protein; its protein translation is MKTSRISRLGLGLLATAAMLVLSACGGAGQSGQSGAGSAAQGGSGQQAQQSQPATGSQGGQAAASAWEPKGAVTFLAGAGPGSGWDTTARAAQQALTTDKIVSVPINVVNRVGGSGSVAVAEMVNQHKGKDDTLLVSSMPLLSNKIMGTSPYGYKDLTPIAAIAGTHYGVIVKADSDIKDLKDLIDRIKKDPQSVSIAGSDPPADDWVAAMGFLSAAGIDITKVKFIGFDGGQVVTNVLGGQVNAGVTTVGELLQHVKAGQLRVLATTGEQREKALPDVPTMKEAGVDFSIRNWRGFFGPPGMPPEAVKYWQEKFGAMVKGKTWSDILDKYGWSDAFMTDKFPSYLDEFNSMLENLLRTAGALKK